Proteins from one Bradyrhizobium amphicarpaeae genomic window:
- a CDS encoding ABC transporter ATP-binding protein gives MSALLSVTDAHVAYGKVEAVRSVSLEVGQNQIVTIVGANGAGKTTLLSAIIGILPLKGRVTFAGQDLARLDIEDRVAMGLGLVPEHRELFVTMNVEDNLELGAFRIERSKAKASIERVYTLFPRLKERRKQFAGTLSGGEQQMLAMGRALMGEPKLLMLDEPSLGLAPIIVADIFRIVTELRASGVSVLLVEQNAQAALKIADQAYVMELGEFVLSGKASDIAANERVAASYLGFQHEGESVT, from the coding sequence ATGAGCGCGCTGTTGTCCGTCACCGACGCCCACGTCGCCTATGGCAAGGTCGAGGCGGTGCGCTCGGTCTCGCTCGAGGTCGGCCAGAACCAGATCGTCACCATCGTCGGCGCCAACGGCGCCGGCAAGACCACGCTGCTGTCGGCTATCATCGGCATCCTGCCGCTGAAAGGCCGCGTCACTTTTGCGGGGCAGGATCTCGCCCGGCTCGACATCGAGGATCGCGTCGCGATGGGGCTCGGGCTCGTGCCTGAGCACCGCGAGCTGTTCGTGACCATGAATGTCGAGGACAATCTCGAGCTCGGCGCCTTCCGCATCGAGCGAAGCAAGGCGAAGGCCTCGATAGAGCGGGTCTACACGCTGTTTCCGCGATTGAAAGAGCGGCGCAAGCAATTCGCCGGCACGCTCTCCGGCGGCGAGCAGCAGATGCTCGCGATGGGCCGCGCGCTGATGGGCGAGCCGAAACTGCTGATGCTGGACGAGCCGAGCCTCGGCCTCGCCCCGATCATCGTCGCCGACATCTTCCGCATCGTCACCGAGCTGCGCGCCAGCGGCGTCTCCGTGCTGCTGGTCGAGCAAAATGCGCAGGCCGCGCTGAAGATCGCGGACCAGGCTTACGTGATGGAGCTCGGCGAGTTCGTGCTCAGCGGCAAGGCCAGCGACATCGCGGCGAACGAGCGGGTCGCAGCGAGCTACCTCGGCTTCCAGCATGAAGGCGAGAGTGTGACCTGA
- a CDS encoding pyridoxamine 5'-phosphate oxidase family protein, producing the protein MTTAAHTYASDVAFTPAVKAIQARKGSREAYGRVEQRGWRTEVDENLEAFLADANSFYFATASADGQPYIQHRGGPKGFLKILDKQTLAFADYAGNQQFITQGNLSENPKAYIFVMDYAHRRRVKLWGEARVVEDDEALTTSLMPKGYRARPEQVILFKIEAWDTNCPQHIPQKFDAGDVAAALAARDARIAELEAEVAALKGEKAGS; encoded by the coding sequence ATGACGACGGCAGCCCACACTTATGCAAGCGACGTTGCCTTCACCCCCGCGGTGAAGGCGATCCAGGCGCGCAAGGGTTCGCGCGAGGCCTATGGCCGCGTCGAGCAGCGCGGCTGGCGCACCGAGGTCGATGAAAACCTCGAGGCCTTTCTCGCGGACGCGAACAGCTTTTACTTCGCCACCGCATCGGCCGATGGCCAGCCTTATATCCAGCACCGTGGCGGCCCGAAGGGTTTCCTCAAGATCCTGGACAAGCAAACGCTCGCCTTTGCCGACTATGCCGGCAATCAGCAGTTTATCACCCAGGGCAATCTCTCGGAGAATCCCAAGGCCTATATCTTCGTGATGGACTACGCCCATCGCCGCCGGGTGAAGCTCTGGGGCGAGGCGCGCGTGGTCGAGGACGACGAGGCGCTGACGACGTCGCTGATGCCGAAGGGCTACCGCGCGCGGCCGGAGCAGGTGATCCTGTTCAAGATCGAAGCCTGGGACACCAACTGCCCGCAGCACATTCCGCAGAAATTCGACGCGGGCGATGTTGCCGCGGCGCTGGCGGCGCGGGATGCGAGGATCGCGGAGCTGGAGGCGGAGGTGGCGGCGTTGAAGGGGGAGAAGGCAGGCTCTTAG
- a CDS encoding LysR family transcriptional regulator codes for MDRLEAMHVFVTVADLSGFAPAARKLRLSPSAVTRLIAALEEHLGARLLQRTTRQVRLTDVGTRYLERARRILADVEEADGSAREERNRPSGRLVVSAPVGFGRLHVGPVMTAYLKRHPEVGAELRLSDHLVNLVEDAVDVAVRIGHLADSSLVARQVGEMRRIVVAAPGYLKRHGEPKTPDALLQHQTIQFGPTAGWHFVQDSRDVEVTPSPRFISNSADAALQYTEAGGGVTRVLAYQAAEGLKRGRLKIVLAKYEQPALPIHIIYPTSRLLSAKVRAFVDLVVETAEWRFG; via the coding sequence ATGGACCGCCTTGAAGCTATGCACGTCTTCGTCACCGTCGCCGATCTCAGCGGCTTCGCGCCCGCAGCCCGAAAGCTGCGGCTGTCGCCCTCGGCCGTAACGCGGCTGATCGCGGCGCTGGAGGAGCATCTCGGCGCCCGGCTGCTGCAGCGGACCACCCGGCAGGTGAGATTGACCGACGTCGGCACGCGCTACCTGGAGCGCGCGCGGCGGATCCTCGCCGATGTCGAGGAGGCCGACGGCTCCGCGCGGGAGGAGCGCAACCGGCCGAGCGGACGGTTGGTGGTCTCGGCGCCGGTCGGCTTCGGCCGGCTGCATGTCGGGCCGGTCATGACGGCCTATCTCAAGCGTCATCCCGAGGTCGGCGCGGAACTGCGCCTGTCCGACCATCTCGTCAATCTCGTGGAGGACGCCGTCGATGTCGCGGTGCGGATCGGTCATCTCGCCGATTCCTCGCTGGTGGCGCGCCAGGTCGGCGAGATGCGGCGGATCGTGGTGGCGGCGCCGGGCTATCTCAAGCGCCACGGCGAGCCGAAGACACCGGACGCATTGCTCCAACACCAGACCATCCAGTTCGGCCCAACCGCCGGCTGGCACTTCGTGCAGGACAGCCGCGACGTCGAGGTCACCCCATCGCCCCGCTTCATCAGCAACAGCGCAGACGCCGCCCTGCAATACACTGAAGCCGGCGGCGGCGTGACCCGCGTGCTGGCCTATCAAGCCGCCGAAGGGCTGAAGCGCGGACGGCTGAAGATCGTGCTGGCGAAGTACGAGCAGCCGGCGCTGCCGATCCACATCATCTACCCGACCTCGCGCCTGCTCTCGGCCAAGGTGCGCGCGTTCGTCGATCTCGTGGTGGAAACCGCGGAGTGGAGGTTCGGGTGA
- a CDS encoding PaaI family thioesterase gives MTSTDIPDGFEPLFRKSPLTEPWEPLYAKKTDKAVIIGLRLAKPHTNGRGLIHGGLIAALADNAMGYSCAQATGWTTSFVTVSLTVDFAGSAEIGQWCSIESDVIKTGKTICFAQCLVKADDVAIARASGTFRVVPKKG, from the coding sequence ATGACCTCTACCGACATCCCCGACGGCTTCGAGCCGCTGTTCCGCAAGAGTCCTCTCACCGAGCCCTGGGAGCCGCTTTACGCGAAGAAGACCGACAAGGCCGTGATCATCGGCCTGCGGCTCGCCAAGCCGCACACCAATGGCCGCGGCCTGATCCATGGCGGTCTCATCGCGGCGCTCGCCGACAATGCCATGGGTTATAGCTGCGCGCAGGCGACGGGCTGGACCACGTCGTTCGTAACGGTCTCGCTCACGGTCGATTTCGCCGGCTCCGCCGAGATCGGCCAGTGGTGCTCGATCGAGAGCGACGTGATCAAGACCGGCAAGACGATCTGCTTCGCGCAGTGCCTGGTCAAGGCCGACGACGTCGCCATCGCGCGGGCGAGCGGCACGTTCCGCGTGGTTCCGAAGAAGGGGTAG
- the pobA gene encoding 4-hydroxybenzoate 3-monooxygenase: protein MRTKVAIIGAGPAGLLLGQLLQAYGIDNVILERQSPDYVLGRIRAGLLEEGTVGLLDRIGAGARAHAEGLVHEGIELAFSGRRHRIDMKGATGKTVMIYGQTEVTLDLMNARKAAGLTSVYEAKDVQPHDFDGSHPRVTWVKDGVTHTLDCDFIAGCDGFHGVSRASVPASAIEEFERIYPFGWLGILSETPPVSHELIYSNHARGFALCTMRSTKRSRYYVQCSLDDHVDQWPDDRFWDELKRRLDQEAADSLVTGPSIEKSIAPLRSFVAEPMRFGRMFLCGDAAHIVPPTGAKGLNLAASDAHYLSSALREFYDEKSSTGLDAYSATALARVWKAVRFSWWMTSMLHKFPDTGTIGARIQLAELDYVTQSQAAMTSLSENYVGLPF from the coding sequence TTGCGGACAAAAGTCGCAATCATCGGGGCCGGGCCGGCCGGATTGTTGCTTGGGCAACTGCTGCAGGCCTACGGCATCGACAATGTCATCCTGGAGCGGCAGAGCCCGGATTACGTGCTCGGCCGGATCCGCGCCGGCCTTCTGGAAGAGGGAACCGTCGGGCTGCTCGACCGGATCGGCGCCGGCGCGCGGGCGCATGCCGAGGGCCTGGTGCATGAAGGCATCGAGCTCGCCTTCTCCGGCCGACGTCACCGCATCGACATGAAGGGTGCGACCGGCAAGACGGTCATGATCTACGGCCAGACCGAGGTCACGCTCGATTTGATGAATGCGCGGAAAGCTGCAGGTCTTACTTCGGTCTACGAGGCCAAGGACGTACAGCCGCATGATTTCGACGGCAGTCACCCGCGCGTAACCTGGGTGAAAGACGGCGTCACCCACACGCTGGATTGCGATTTCATCGCCGGCTGCGATGGTTTCCATGGCGTCAGCCGTGCCAGCGTCCCGGCATCCGCGATCGAGGAGTTCGAGCGGATCTATCCGTTCGGCTGGCTCGGCATCCTCTCGGAGACGCCGCCGGTCAGCCATGAGCTGATCTACTCCAACCACGCCCGCGGCTTTGCGCTTTGCACCATGCGCTCGACGAAGCGCAGCCGCTATTACGTGCAGTGTTCGCTCGACGACCATGTCGACCAATGGCCGGACGACCGCTTCTGGGACGAGTTGAAGCGCAGGCTCGACCAGGAGGCGGCCGACAGCCTCGTCACGGGCCCCTCGATCGAGAAGAGCATCGCGCCCCTGCGCAGCTTCGTCGCCGAGCCGATGCGTTTCGGCCGGATGTTCCTGTGCGGCGATGCCGCCCACATCGTGCCGCCGACCGGCGCCAAGGGCCTGAACCTCGCCGCCAGCGACGCGCATTATTTGTCGAGCGCCTTGCGCGAATTCTACGACGAGAAATCCAGCACGGGCCTCGACGCCTATTCCGCCACGGCCCTGGCGCGCGTCTGGAAGGCGGTGCGCTTCTCCTGGTGGATGACCTCGATGCTGCACAAATTCCCGGACACCGGCACCATCGGCGCGCGCATCCAGCTCGCCGAGCTCGACTACGTCACGCAGTCGCAAGCCGCGATGACGTCATTGTCGGAGAATTACGTGGGGTTGCCGTTTTAG
- a CDS encoding TRAP transporter substrate-binding protein produces the protein MKKACLALLLAASVTPALAQDKTFDLKVSHWVPASHPLQKSLEDWVAAVNKDSGGTITGKVFPAQQLGKAFDHYDMARDGIADVTYVNPGYQPGRFPIIGAGELPFLISDAKGGSMGLDAWYRKYAEKEMKDVKYCLAFVHSPSSFHSKTKKIVMPEDVKGMKIRPAHATMANFVTSLGGTNVQSSAPEVRDIIERGVADGVTFPWGSLVLFGIDKVTKYDMEAPLYTTTFVFVMNKDKYNAMSDKQKAAVDKNCSVEMAGVVGEHWGKFEDAGIDKVKAESGHEVYKLTPEQTAAWKKAAEPLVKTWSEGAKKAGVDPDAAMTELKASLKKYNALAE, from the coding sequence ATGAAGAAAGCCTGTCTGGCTTTGCTGCTCGCAGCAAGCGTGACGCCTGCGTTGGCGCAGGACAAGACCTTCGACCTGAAGGTCTCGCACTGGGTGCCGGCCTCGCATCCGCTGCAGAAATCACTGGAAGACTGGGTCGCCGCGGTGAACAAGGATTCCGGCGGCACCATCACGGGCAAGGTGTTTCCGGCCCAGCAACTCGGCAAGGCTTTCGACCATTACGACATGGCGCGCGACGGCATCGCCGACGTCACCTATGTCAATCCCGGCTACCAGCCCGGACGTTTCCCGATCATCGGAGCGGGCGAACTGCCGTTCCTGATCTCGGACGCCAAGGGCGGCTCGATGGGGCTGGACGCCTGGTATCGCAAATATGCCGAGAAGGAGATGAAGGACGTCAAATACTGCCTCGCCTTCGTCCACTCGCCCTCTTCGTTCCATTCCAAGACTAAGAAGATCGTGATGCCCGAAGACGTGAAGGGCATGAAAATCCGCCCGGCTCACGCCACCATGGCGAACTTCGTGACATCGCTCGGCGGCACCAACGTGCAGTCCTCGGCGCCTGAGGTCCGCGACATCATCGAGCGCGGCGTCGCCGACGGCGTCACCTTCCCCTGGGGCTCCCTGGTGCTGTTCGGCATCGACAAGGTAACCAAGTACGACATGGAGGCGCCGCTCTACACCACGACCTTCGTGTTCGTCATGAACAAGGACAAGTACAATGCGATGTCCGACAAGCAGAAGGCGGCGGTCGACAAGAACTGCTCGGTCGAGATGGCCGGCGTGGTCGGCGAGCACTGGGGCAAGTTCGAGGACGCCGGCATCGACAAGGTGAAGGCGGAATCCGGCCACGAGGTCTACAAGCTGACGCCCGAGCAGACCGCCGCCTGGAAGAAGGCCGCCGAGCCGCTGGTGAAGACCTGGTCCGAGGGCGCCAAGAAGGCCGGCGTCGATCCGGATGCTGCGATGACGGAGCTCAAGGCCTCGCTGAAGAAGTACAACGCGCTGGCGGAGTGA
- a CDS encoding TRAP transporter small permease encodes MKRSWMDRIIDTIEWIAAGFVGIVALDIFLSVLLRNTLNYSIPDSFDIGRLLLGILIFWGIAATSYRGTHITVDLVWGNVGPRQQRWIDVFATLVLLFVVTVQTWTLFDKVRGTYNDNVQTFDMHMPTWPFFAVAWIGDAAAVLLIAIRTYRLIFHPEDMHDPKLKATE; translated from the coding sequence ATGAAGCGCTCCTGGATGGACCGCATCATCGATACGATCGAATGGATCGCAGCCGGCTTCGTCGGCATCGTCGCGCTCGACATTTTCCTGTCGGTGCTGCTGCGCAACACGCTGAACTACTCGATCCCCGACAGCTTCGACATCGGCCGCTTGCTGCTCGGCATTCTCATCTTCTGGGGGATCGCCGCGACCTCCTATCGCGGCACCCACATCACGGTCGACCTCGTGTGGGGCAACGTCGGGCCGCGCCAGCAGCGCTGGATCGACGTGTTCGCGACCCTGGTGCTGTTGTTCGTCGTTACCGTGCAGACCTGGACGCTGTTCGACAAGGTGCGCGGCACCTACAACGACAACGTCCAGACCTTCGACATGCACATGCCGACATGGCCGTTCTTTGCGGTCGCTTGGATCGGCGATGCCGCGGCCGTGCTGCTGATCGCGATCCGCACCTACCGCCTGATCTTTCATCCCGAAGACATGCACGATCCCAAATTGAAGGCGACGGAGTAA
- a CDS encoding TRAP transporter large permease, which yields MSTDAVALIGFVSLFVLMLLRVPVGMAMGLVGVSGFAYLVNGNAALKLVGQTSMRTVTDYTFGVIPMFLLMGSFVSNSGMSRELFRAANGFVGHLRGGLGIATVGACGGFAAICGSSVATAATFSAVAYPEMRRFGYPQSFATGVIAAGGTLGAMLPPSTVLAVYGIITEQDIGKLFIAGIIPGILAMSMYMVTIFLIGYFRPNFLPKGKVTPWRERFAGLKEIWAPVLLFVFVIGGLYGLPFLPRFTPTEAGGVGAAGAFIIGVVTGRLDREKILASLLQATRTAAAVFTVLIGALIFGYFLTVTQTPQKVTEFLTGLGLGPYGVLALIMVMYLVLGCLMDAMAMIILTVPIIFPVITHLGFDPIWFGVIIVMTVELGLIHPPVGMNVFVIKSVVKDVSFSTIFKGVIPFVVTDLIRLVILIAFPLLATWLPTRMMAN from the coding sequence ATGAGCACCGATGCCGTCGCCTTAATCGGCTTCGTTTCCCTGTTCGTCCTGATGCTGCTGCGTGTGCCCGTCGGCATGGCCATGGGCCTCGTCGGCGTCTCCGGCTTCGCCTATCTCGTCAACGGCAATGCGGCGCTGAAGCTGGTCGGCCAGACCTCGATGCGCACGGTGACCGACTACACCTTCGGCGTCATCCCGATGTTCCTGCTGATGGGCTCGTTCGTGTCCAATTCCGGCATGAGCCGCGAGCTGTTTCGCGCCGCCAACGGCTTCGTCGGACATTTGCGCGGCGGGCTCGGCATCGCCACCGTCGGTGCCTGCGGCGGCTTTGCCGCGATCTGCGGCTCGTCGGTGGCGACCGCCGCAACCTTCTCCGCCGTCGCCTATCCCGAGATGCGCCGCTTCGGCTATCCGCAGTCGTTCGCCACCGGCGTGATCGCGGCGGGCGGCACGCTTGGCGCGATGCTGCCGCCCTCCACCGTGCTCGCGGTGTACGGCATCATCACCGAGCAGGACATCGGAAAGCTCTTCATCGCCGGCATCATCCCGGGCATCCTGGCGATGAGCATGTACATGGTCACGATCTTCCTGATCGGTTATTTCCGTCCCAATTTCCTCCCGAAGGGCAAGGTGACGCCGTGGCGCGAGCGCTTTGCGGGCCTGAAAGAAATCTGGGCGCCTGTGCTGTTGTTCGTATTCGTGATCGGCGGCCTCTACGGCCTGCCCTTCCTGCCGCGCTTCACCCCGACCGAAGCTGGCGGCGTCGGCGCCGCCGGCGCGTTCATCATCGGCGTTGTGACCGGCCGGCTCGACCGCGAGAAGATCCTGGCCTCGCTGCTGCAGGCGACGCGCACCGCGGCCGCCGTCTTCACCGTGCTGATCGGCGCGTTGATCTTCGGCTATTTCCTCACGGTGACGCAGACGCCGCAGAAGGTGACGGAATTCCTCACCGGCCTCGGTCTTGGCCCCTACGGCGTGCTGGCGCTGATCATGGTGATGTATCTCGTGCTCGGCTGCCTGATGGATGCCATGGCGATGATCATCCTGACCGTGCCGATCATCTTCCCCGTCATCACGCATCTCGGTTTCGACCCGATCTGGTTCGGCGTCATCATCGTCATGACCGTCGAGCTCGGCCTGATCCACCCGCCGGTCGGCATGAACGTCTTCGTCATCAAGAGCGTGGTGAAGGACGTCTCCTTCTCCACGATCTTCAAGGGCGTGATTCCGTTCGTGGTCACGGACCTGATCCGCCTGGTGATCCTGATCGCCTTCCCGCTGCTGGCGACCTGGCTGCCGACGCGGATGATGGCGAATTGA
- a CDS encoding DUF3237 domain-containing protein, producing MTTPMLETKYVFTVTARIGDVVTAGETGIGVRRIIPIIGGEVTGAITGKVLPFGADFQTIRPNELIDLEAKYAFETNDGAIVYVENKGMRFGPVELLQKLKRGEPVDPRLIYFRTVPKFETGHEKYRWLMERIFVGSAARHADRVVIDVHQVM from the coding sequence ATGACCACACCGATGCTCGAGACCAAATATGTCTTCACCGTCACCGCGCGCATCGGCGACGTCGTCACCGCCGGGGAGACCGGGATCGGCGTCCGCCGCATCATCCCGATTATCGGCGGCGAAGTGACGGGCGCGATAACAGGCAAGGTCCTGCCGTTCGGCGCCGACTTCCAGACCATTCGCCCCAACGAACTGATTGATCTCGAAGCCAAGTACGCGTTCGAAACCAACGATGGCGCGATCGTCTATGTCGAGAACAAGGGCATGCGCTTCGGCCCCGTCGAATTGCTGCAGAAGCTCAAGCGCGGCGAACCGGTCGATCCCAGGCTGATCTACTTCCGCACCGTGCCGAAATTCGAGACCGGGCATGAGAAATATCGCTGGCTGATGGAGCGCATTTTCGTCGGCTCGGCCGCGCGCCATGCGGACCGCGTCGTGATCGACGTGCATCAGGTGATGTGA